A window of the Aeromicrobium phoceense genome harbors these coding sequences:
- a CDS encoding 5'-nucleotidase C-terminal domain-containing protein — protein MKSRRSLSAVAIGALLSAPIVVAPSATAADPVDITLVDINDFHGRIDSNTTKFATTVEQIRQTAGEANTLFLSVGDNIGASPFASATQQDEPTIDVLNALDLDVSSVGNHEFDRGFDDLVGRVTDRADFPHLGANVKLRDTGAAALPASASFTVGGLEVAVIGAVTEETPSLVTPSGISTLTFTDPVEAVNTEVDRLEALPEADRPDVIVAAFHEGAGAGTPDGSSLAEEVAHGGAFADIVNNTDASVDAIFTGHTHKAYAWDAPVPGQGAKTRPIIQTGSYGENIGKVTLSVDPDTGDVASHTVANVPRVATANEQLPRVAAVKTIVDNALAYAATIGNEKVADITADITTAYTGGSYVGGVYTPSNPAAPKTGRDDRASESTIGNLVPDAMLAQSKATNAPADLSINNPGGLRDELFFAGNTTTGGPNNTDGSVTFAEANAVLPFTNNLFTVTLTGESLKKVFEQQWQRNPDNTVPSRPYLQLGVSDNVRYTYDATRAEGDRITSVWIDDQLLDPAKSYKVIVPSFLATGGDNFRAFAEGTYVDTGVVDYEGWIEYLGAKSPVTPDFGRRSVAVTGLASSYEVGETATFSLPKLNLTSLGSPANTSVEATLEYGDGQTLDLGSQPVTNGASGQFSFTVPAGAIEGGTIRAEASPSGTVATIPLSVEKAASTTTATAPAQVTKGEAFDVSVDVTAAAGDLDGTVVVRDGATEVGTGTVTDGSGTVEVQASDLRLGQRTLTVAYQGSGTVAGSETTVSVEVIKGETPFTAQGSTTPYGTGATITLTAAPGTSGIVYVANQLGMQVGTAFLSDGKGTFRFGGTALKPGSYTYGLFFNGSASYEPADATATVKVTKADTSVRAVVASKIKSKGAVLKARVSAKGFTPTGTVVVKRGTKVVGKATVKDGVARVKLAKLPRGKATLRVFYKGSSVANGSTTSAKTFVK, from the coding sequence GTCGGCCACCGCGGCCGACCCCGTCGACATCACCCTCGTCGACATCAACGACTTCCACGGCCGCATCGACTCGAACACCACGAAGTTCGCGACGACGGTGGAGCAGATCCGACAGACGGCGGGAGAGGCGAACACGCTCTTCCTCTCGGTCGGTGACAACATCGGCGCCTCGCCGTTCGCGTCCGCCACGCAGCAGGACGAGCCCACGATCGACGTGCTCAACGCGCTCGACCTCGACGTCTCGTCCGTGGGCAACCACGAGTTCGACCGCGGCTTCGACGACCTCGTCGGCCGCGTCACCGACCGGGCCGACTTCCCGCACCTCGGTGCGAACGTGAAGCTCCGGGACACGGGTGCCGCGGCACTGCCGGCGTCGGCCTCCTTCACCGTCGGCGGCCTCGAGGTCGCGGTCATCGGCGCGGTCACCGAGGAGACGCCCTCGCTCGTGACGCCCTCCGGCATCTCGACCCTGACGTTCACCGATCCGGTCGAGGCCGTCAACACCGAGGTCGACCGCCTCGAGGCGCTGCCCGAGGCGGACCGTCCCGACGTCATCGTCGCGGCGTTCCACGAGGGTGCCGGCGCCGGCACCCCCGACGGCTCGAGCCTGGCCGAGGAGGTCGCCCACGGCGGCGCCTTCGCCGACATCGTGAACAACACCGACGCCTCGGTGGACGCGATCTTCACCGGCCACACCCACAAGGCCTACGCGTGGGACGCCCCGGTCCCCGGCCAGGGCGCCAAGACCCGCCCGATCATCCAGACGGGCAGCTACGGCGAGAACATCGGCAAGGTCACGCTGTCGGTCGATCCCGACACCGGAGACGTCGCCTCGCACACGGTCGCGAACGTCCCGCGCGTCGCCACCGCGAACGAGCAGCTGCCCCGCGTCGCCGCGGTCAAGACCATCGTCGACAACGCCCTCGCGTACGCCGCCACGATCGGCAACGAGAAGGTCGCCGACATCACGGCCGACATCACCACCGCCTACACCGGCGGCAGCTACGTCGGCGGCGTCTACACGCCGTCGAACCCGGCCGCACCCAAGACCGGTCGCGACGACCGTGCGAGCGAGTCCACGATCGGCAACCTCGTGCCCGACGCGATGCTCGCCCAGTCCAAGGCGACGAACGCACCGGCCGACCTGTCGATCAACAACCCCGGCGGCCTGCGCGACGAGCTGTTCTTCGCCGGTAACACCACCACCGGCGGCCCGAACAACACCGACGGCTCGGTGACGTTCGCCGAGGCCAACGCCGTGCTGCCGTTCACCAACAACCTCTTCACGGTCACCCTCACGGGCGAGTCGCTGAAGAAGGTCTTCGAGCAGCAGTGGCAGCGCAACCCCGACAACACGGTGCCGAGCCGCCCGTACCTGCAGCTGGGCGTGTCCGACAACGTCCGCTACACGTACGACGCGACCCGCGCCGAGGGCGACCGCATCACCAGCGTCTGGATCGACGATCAGCTGCTCGACCCGGCGAAGTCCTACAAGGTCATCGTCCCGTCGTTCCTGGCCACCGGCGGCGACAACTTCCGCGCCTTCGCCGAGGGCACCTACGTCGACACCGGTGTCGTCGACTACGAGGGCTGGATCGAGTACCTGGGCGCCAAGTCCCCGGTGACCCCCGACTTCGGCCGCCGCTCGGTGGCCGTCACGGGCCTCGCGAGCTCCTACGAGGTCGGCGAGACGGCGACGTTCTCGCTGCCGAAGCTGAACCTGACCTCGCTGGGCAGCCCGGCGAACACGTCGGTCGAGGCCACCCTGGAGTACGGCGACGGCCAGACGCTCGACCTCGGCTCGCAGCCGGTCACCAACGGCGCCTCCGGCCAGTTCTCCTTCACCGTGCCCGCGGGCGCGATCGAGGGCGGCACGATCCGCGCCGAGGCGTCGCCGAGCGGCACCGTGGCCACCATCCCGCTGTCGGTCGAGAAGGCCGCCTCCACCACCACCGCCACGGCTCCCGCCCAGGTCACGAAGGGTGAGGCGTTCGACGTCTCGGTCGACGTCACCGCGGCGGCGGGCGACCTCGACGGCACGGTCGTCGTCCGCGACGGCGCCACCGAGGTCGGCACCGGCACCGTGACGGACGGCTCCGGGACGGTCGAGGTCCAGGCCTCCGACCTGCGGCTCGGCCAGCGCACGCTGACCGTGGCCTACCAGGGCTCCGGCACGGTGGCCGGCTCCGAGACCACCGTCTCGGTCGAGGTCATCAAGGGCGAGACGCCGTTCACCGCGCAGGGCTCGACCACGCCGTACGGCACGGGCGCGACCATCACGCTGACGGCCGCCCCCGGCACCAGCGGCATCGTCTACGTCGCGAACCAGCTGGGCATGCAGGTCGGCACGGCCTTCCTGTCCGACGGCAAGGGCACGTTCCGCTTCGGCGGCACGGCGCTCAAGCCGGGCTCGTACACCTACGGCCTGTTCTTCAACGGCAGCGCCTCGTACGAGCCGGCCGACGCCACGGCGACCGTGAAGGTCACCAAGGCCGACACCTCGGTGCGCGCCGTGGTCGCCTCGAAGATCAAGTCCAAGGGCGCGGTCCTGAAGGCCCGCGTCTCGGCCAAGGGCTTCACGCCCACCGGCACGGTCGTGGTCAAGCGCGGCACCAAGGTCGTGGGCAAGGCCACGGTCAAGGACGGCGTGGCCCGCGTGAAGCTGGCCAAGCTCCCGCGCGGCAAGGCGACGCTGCGGGTGTTCTACAAGGGCAGTTCCGTCGCGAACGGCTCCACGACGTCCGCGAAGACGTTCGTCAAGTAG